In Aliamphritea ceti, a single window of DNA contains:
- a CDS encoding SapC family protein: MATQLLIYGQVEAVNKQRHVDWSIKAGNNYSFAKQVNSVPLMAVEFPSAADDYSIVFAGADDEILPVVVMGVREDENLYVAEDGSWDANYVPAFIRRYPFVFASTDDGSTLTLCLDENYEGCNQEGRGERLFDADGEQTQYLTKVVDFLQDYQSHYQRTQTFCKKLNELDVFEDMGAKFTLPSGEERTLTGFKVISREKLKAIPQEELAALMANDGLELIYLHLHSMRNLNKVLQNMPQQATVADDTDTAEADVQH; this comes from the coding sequence GTGGCAACGCAATTATTGATTTACGGACAGGTAGAAGCAGTAAACAAACAGCGCCATGTTGATTGGTCTATTAAAGCTGGCAATAACTATAGCTTTGCTAAGCAAGTTAACTCTGTTCCTTTGATGGCTGTTGAGTTTCCAAGTGCAGCTGATGACTACAGCATCGTATTTGCCGGTGCTGACGATGAGATTTTACCAGTAGTTGTTATGGGGGTTCGTGAAGATGAGAACCTTTACGTAGCGGAAGACGGTAGCTGGGATGCGAACTATGTGCCTGCATTTATTCGCCGTTATCCATTTGTTTTTGCCAGCACCGATGATGGCAGCACGCTGACACTATGTCTGGATGAGAATTACGAAGGCTGTAATCAGGAAGGTCGCGGTGAGCGGTTGTTTGATGCCGACGGCGAGCAGACTCAGTATCTGACTAAGGTTGTTGATTTCCTTCAGGATTATCAAAGCCATTATCAGCGTACGCAGACATTCTGTAAGAAGCTGAATGAACTGGATGTATTCGAAGATATGGGCGCTAAATTCACTTTGCCATCTGGTGAAGAACGCACGCTGACAGGCTTTAAAGTAATCAGCCGTGAAAAGCTTAAAGCGATTCCTCAGGAAGAGCTGGCTGCGTTAATGGCTAATGATGGTCTGGAACTGATTTATCTGCACCTGCATTCGATGCGTAACCTGAATAAGGTTCTGCAAAACATGCCACAGCAGGCGACTGTTGCGGACGATACGGATACTGCTGAAGCAGACGTACAGCACTGA